A single window of Polaribacter sp. SA4-10 DNA harbors:
- a CDS encoding TIGR02391 family protein — protein MGVKTYPAIEGSILEGLSRILGDTHYGLTGTEIGKFLPEVGIKDVDLTNTKWKRIYNAFVAYQNEKRISNNILKFIVKSISPARYLGKNEQFEHIREELNKRLSFIGLEYKANGKFTSATKSNTISEAEQKANRLKSKLENRNAHSEIFKYCKAELLVENYFHTVFEAVKSVADKIRQKTGLTGDGAELVEKAFSIKSPLITINDLSTETKESEHKGFANLIKGVFGMFRNTIAHAPKITWEINEQDALDILSTISLIHRKLE, from the coding sequence ATGGGAGTTAAAACATATCCAGCAATTGAAGGAAGTATTTTAGAAGGTTTAAGCCGAATTTTGGGAGATACACATTATGGTTTAACTGGAACTGAAATCGGTAAATTCCTTCCCGAAGTTGGAATTAAAGATGTTGACCTAACAAACACAAAATGGAAAAGAATTTATAATGCTTTCGTAGCATATCAAAATGAAAAGAGGATTTCAAATAATATTTTGAAATTTATTGTTAAGTCAATCAGTCCTGCTCGATATTTAGGAAAAAATGAACAATTTGAGCATATAAGAGAGGAATTAAATAAACGCCTTTCATTTATTGGATTGGAATATAAAGCAAATGGAAAATTTACAAGTGCGACAAAATCGAACACTATTTCGGAAGCAGAACAAAAAGCAAATCGATTAAAAAGTAAACTTGAAAATAGAAACGCTCATTCAGAAATATTTAAATATTGTAAAGCGGAATTACTCGTTGAAAACTACTTTCATACAGTCTTTGAAGCAGTCAAAAGTGTAGCTGACAAAATCCGACAAAAAACTGGATTGACTGGTGATGGAGCGGAATTAGTTGAAAAAGCATTTTCAATAAAAAGTCCTTTAATTACTATAAATGACTTATCGACTGAAACCAAAGAAAGTGAACATAAAGGATTTGCAAATTTAATAAAAGGTGTGTTTGGAATGTTTCGGAATACAATAGCACACGCACCAAAAATAACTTGGGAAATTAATGAACAAGATGCTTTAGATATTTTATCGACTATTTCATTAATTCACAGAAAATTAGAATAA